One Cloacibacillus sp. genomic window carries:
- a CDS encoding Synerg-CTERM sorting domain-containing protein has translation AGGKADGKVIDPVGVIKFARSDEPEPPAPSAPAGGNSGCSAGGGIVALLALAPLVWRRGRSGRSKR, from the coding sequence TGCCGGAGGCAAAGCAGACGGCAAGGTGATAGACCCTGTAGGCGTCATAAAATTTGCGCGCTCTGACGAGCCGGAGCCGCCTGCTCCTTCCGCCCCCGCAGGCGGAAACAGTGGGTGCAGCGCGGGAGGCGGCATAGTGGCGCTGCTTGCGCTAGCGCCGCTCGTGTGGAGAAGAGGCCGGTCAGGCAGAAGTAAAAGATAA